The following proteins are encoded in a genomic region of Hoeflea phototrophica DFL-43:
- a CDS encoding electron transfer flavoprotein subunit beta/FixA family protein encodes MKILVPVKRVVDYNVKIRVKPDGSGVDLANVKMSMNPFDEIAIEEALRLKEAGKATEVVAVSIGAAKSEETLRTALAMGADRAILVEVEGIVEPLSVAKILKGIASEENPDLMILGKQAIDDDANQTGQMLSALLGWSQATFASKVEIGDGSADVTREVDGGLQTISVKLPAIVTTDLRLNEPRYASLPNIMKAKKKPLDKKTPGDYGVDVAPRLEVIKTEEPGGRKAGVKVGSVSELVDKLKNEAGVL; translated from the coding sequence ATGAAAATTCTCGTGCCGGTCAAACGGGTTGTTGACTACAACGTCAAGATCCGCGTGAAGCCCGATGGCAGCGGCGTCGATCTCGCCAATGTTAAGATGTCGATGAACCCGTTCGATGAGATCGCGATCGAGGAAGCTCTGCGCCTCAAGGAAGCCGGCAAGGCAACCGAAGTGGTGGCGGTGTCGATCGGCGCTGCCAAATCCGAGGAAACCCTGCGCACGGCACTGGCCATGGGAGCCGACCGCGCGATCCTGGTCGAGGTCGAAGGCATTGTTGAGCCGCTGTCCGTGGCCAAGATCCTCAAGGGCATCGCCAGCGAGGAAAATCCTGATCTCATGATCCTTGGCAAGCAGGCGATCGATGACGATGCCAACCAGACCGGCCAGATGCTCTCCGCGCTTCTCGGCTGGAGCCAGGCGACCTTCGCCTCCAAGGTTGAAATCGGTGATGGGTCGGCTGACGTCACCCGTGAGGTCGATGGCGGCCTGCAGACGATTTCGGTGAAGCTGCCGGCAATTGTCACCACCGACCTGCGCCTCAACGAGCCACGCTACGCTTCATTGCCCAACATCATGAAGGCCAAGAAGAAGCCGCTCGACAAGAAAACTCCGGGCGATTACGGCGTCGATGTCGCACCCCGCCTCGAAGTCATCAAGACCGAAGAACCCGGCGGCCGCAAGGCTGGCGTCAAGGTCGGCTCGGTGAGTGAACTCGTCGACAAGCTCAAGAACGAAGCAGGCGTGCTGTAA
- a CDS encoding electron transfer flavoprotein subunit alpha/FixB family protein, giving the protein MAILIVAEHDHASLSDQTAKALSAAKEIGGDIHILVAGKDAKAAADSAAKLDGVAKVLHAEGGEYANRLAEPLADLIVSIAGDYDTLMAPATTSGKNVMPRVAALLDVMQISDIIEVISADTFKRPIYAGNALQTVRSTDAKRVITVRTASFSAAGEGGSASVETIASAGDKGLSSFVKDAIAESDRPELTSAKVIISGGRALGSSEKFQEVILPVADKLGAAVGASRAAVDAGYAPNDWQVGQTGKVVAPDLYIACGISGAIQHLAGMKDSKVIVAINKDEEAPIFQVADYGLVADLFEALPELEKAL; this is encoded by the coding sequence ATGGCCATTCTCATTGTAGCAGAACACGACCACGCTTCGCTGTCCGACCAGACAGCCAAGGCGCTCAGTGCAGCCAAGGAAATCGGCGGCGACATTCACATTCTCGTTGCCGGCAAGGATGCCAAGGCTGCCGCCGATTCGGCAGCCAAGCTCGACGGTGTTGCCAAGGTGCTTCATGCCGAAGGCGGCGAATATGCCAACCGGCTTGCCGAGCCGCTGGCCGACCTCATCGTATCCATTGCCGGCGATTACGACACCCTGATGGCGCCAGCAACAACATCAGGCAAGAACGTCATGCCGCGCGTCGCTGCGCTGCTTGATGTAATGCAGATCTCCGACATCATCGAGGTGATTTCAGCCGACACGTTCAAGCGGCCGATCTATGCCGGCAACGCCTTGCAGACCGTGCGCTCGACCGACGCCAAGCGCGTCATCACAGTGCGCACAGCTTCCTTCTCCGCCGCTGGCGAAGGTGGATCGGCGAGCGTCGAAACGATTGCCTCCGCCGGCGACAAGGGTCTGTCATCATTCGTCAAGGATGCGATTGCCGAGAGCGACCGCCCGGAACTGACATCGGCAAAGGTCATCATTTCAGGTGGCCGTGCGCTCGGTTCGTCAGAAAAGTTCCAGGAAGTCATCCTGCCGGTCGCCGACAAGCTCGGCGCCGCCGTTGGCGCTTCCCGTGCGGCGGTGGATGCGGGTTACGCTCCCAATGACTGGCAGGTCGGACAGACCGGCAAGGTCGTGGCCCCCGATCTCTACATCGCCTGCGGCATTTCAGGTGCGATCCAGCATCTTGCCGGTATGAAGGATTCGAAGGTCATCGTCGCGATCAACAAGGATGAGGAAGCTCCGATCTTCCAGGTCGCCGACTATGGTCTTGTTGCCGACCTTTTCGAAGCTCTCCCCGAGCTTGAAAAGGCGCTGTGA
- a CDS encoding 3-hydroxybutyryl-CoA dehydrogenase → MGNQIKSVGIVGAGQMGGGIAHVCAMAGYDVHIHDVSADGLQSMLATISGNLARQVASGKTTESDREAALARIALAPQIEGLAAMDLVIEAATEDETVKRKIYQQICPILNPEAILATNTSSLSITRLASTTDRPERFIGIHFMNPVPVMKLVELVRGIATEDQTFQSARSFIETLDKTITVAEDFPAFIVNRILLPMINEAIYTLYEGVGSVEAIDTAMKLGANHPMGPLQLADFIGLDTCLSIMQVLHDGLSDSKYRPCPLLVKYVEAGWLGRKSGRGFYDYRGDTPVPTR, encoded by the coding sequence ATGGGCAACCAGATCAAAAGTGTCGGCATTGTTGGCGCGGGCCAGATGGGCGGGGGTATCGCGCATGTCTGCGCGATGGCGGGCTATGATGTTCACATTCACGACGTCTCCGCCGACGGCCTGCAATCCATGCTCGCCACCATCAGCGGAAACCTTGCGCGTCAGGTCGCCTCTGGGAAAACCACGGAATCCGACCGGGAAGCCGCACTTGCTCGCATAGCGCTCGCACCCCAGATCGAGGGCCTGGCTGCCATGGATCTGGTCATCGAGGCCGCAACAGAGGACGAAACCGTCAAGCGCAAGATCTATCAGCAGATCTGCCCGATCCTGAACCCGGAAGCGATACTCGCCACCAACACCTCTTCGCTGTCGATCACCCGGCTTGCCTCGACGACAGATCGGCCCGAGCGTTTCATTGGCATCCATTTCATGAACCCCGTCCCGGTTATGAAACTGGTCGAACTGGTGCGCGGAATCGCCACCGAGGACCAGACCTTTCAGAGCGCCCGCAGTTTCATCGAGACGCTCGACAAGACCATCACCGTGGCCGAAGATTTTCCCGCCTTCATCGTCAACCGGATCCTGTTGCCGATGATCAACGAGGCAATCTACACGCTTTACGAGGGCGTTGGCTCGGTCGAGGCAATCGACACTGCGATGAAACTTGGCGCCAACCACCCCATGGGGCCGCTGCAACTGGCCGATTTCATCGGCCTCGACACCTGCCTTTCGATCATGCAGGTGCTGCATGATGGCCTGTCGGATTCGAAGTACCGGCCCTGCCCGCTGCTGGTCAAATATGTCGAGGCCGGTTGGCTTGGACGCAAGTCCGGCCGCGGCTTTTATGACTATCGCGGCGATACCCCTGTCCCGACCCGCTGA
- a CDS encoding DUF4442 domain-containing protein, protein MRNRDRSYTVWDKSAEVEFLKPGRSTVSAHFRLTGEMLDEIRSNTTADGSKYLPRYHVDITDAEDQTVARVFKTLHIRRKPDTRSRIGG, encoded by the coding sequence ATGCGTAATCGCGACCGGAGCTACACGGTCTGGGACAAATCAGCCGAAGTCGAGTTCCTCAAGCCAGGCCGCAGCACCGTGTCCGCCCATTTTCGCCTTACCGGGGAAATGCTCGATGAGATCCGCTCCAACACCACAGCCGATGGATCAAAATACCTGCCGCGCTACCATGTCGACATCACCGATGCTGAGGATCAGACGGTGGCACGGGTGTTCAAAACGCTGCATATTCGCCGCAAACCAGACACCCGAAGCCGGATCGGTGGCTGA
- a CDS encoding YgaP family membrane protein, with protein MALDRVILAFAGFMVLLSVALGVYVSPYWHLLTVFVGLNLIQSAFTGFCPAAIIFKKIGVKPGNAFN; from the coding sequence ATGGCGCTTGATCGTGTAATCCTTGCCTTTGCAGGCTTTATGGTGCTGCTCTCTGTGGCACTGGGTGTCTATGTTTCGCCTTACTGGCATTTGCTGACCGTTTTCGTCGGCCTGAACCTGATCCAGTCGGCGTTCACCGGCTTTTGTCCGGCAGCCATCATCTTCAAGAAAATTGGCGTGAAGCCTGGCAACGCCTTCAACTGA
- the tlpA gene encoding thiol:disulfide interchange protein TlpA gives MSQSRNRLSTGTLVAIAIVMGAAVGAVGIYGKSSSSGNAPARESVAALSSQGCQADEAALAALKPLARGEVAAMAVRQTPAQLPVLSFTDAGGAEIGLKDFDGQALLINLWATWCAPCREEMPALAELQNELGDDGFKVLAINIDAGDDTKPKAFLDEIGVSNLGLYRDATIGVFNTLKKEGLAFGLPVTLMVGRDGCLLGAMNGPAEWASDDAKALVSGLKAI, from the coding sequence ATGAGCCAATCGCGAAACCGTCTGTCCACCGGCACCCTGGTCGCAATCGCCATTGTGATGGGGGCCGCGGTCGGGGCTGTGGGCATATACGGGAAATCATCCTCCTCTGGCAATGCGCCCGCGCGTGAAAGTGTGGCGGCGCTGTCTTCACAGGGGTGTCAGGCCGATGAGGCGGCACTTGCCGCTCTCAAGCCTCTGGCACGGGGTGAGGTTGCAGCCATGGCGGTTCGGCAAACGCCCGCACAGTTGCCGGTGCTTTCGTTCACGGATGCTGGTGGTGCTGAAATCGGATTGAAGGATTTTGACGGCCAGGCGCTGCTGATCAATCTCTGGGCCACCTGGTGTGCGCCCTGCCGTGAGGAGATGCCTGCACTGGCAGAATTGCAAAACGAACTCGGAGATGACGGCTTCAAGGTGCTGGCCATCAACATCGACGCCGGAGATGACACCAAGCCCAAGGCGTTTCTTGACGAGATCGGCGTGTCCAATCTCGGGCTCTACCGGGACGCCACAATTGGTGTTTTCAATACGCTGAAGAAGGAAGGCCTTGCCTTCGGTCTGCCCGTGACGCTGATGGTGGGTCGCGATGGCTGCCTGCTGGGTGCCATGAACGGCCCGGCGGAATGGGCCAGCGATGATGCCAAGGCGCTTGTGAGCGGATTGAAAGCGATCTGA
- the argH gene encoding argininosuccinate lyase, translating into MSTDKDKQASNQMWGGRFASGPDAIMEEINASIDFDRKLYAQDIAGSLAHAAMLAKTGIISSDDCDKITHGLNTILSEIEEGRFTFSRQLEDIHMNIESRLAELIGPTAGRLHTARSRNDQVALDFRLWVKQELIRTDAALTALIAAFLDKAEIHAETVMPGFTHLQTAQPVTFGHHCMAYVEMFGRDRSRVRDCIERLNECPLGAAALAGTGYAIDRDQTAKALGFREPTRNSIDTVSDRDFALEFLSLASICATHMSRLAEEIVIWSTPQFGFVRLSDAFSTGSSIMPQKKNPDAAELVRAKTGRINGSLIGLLTVMKGLPLAYSKDMQEDKEQVFDAASSLELSIAAMTGMVRDMEIREDNMRKAAGAGYSTATDLADWLVREVGLPFREAHHVTGRAVALAESRSADLGDLSLADLQAINPAITDAVFSVLTVDASVRSRKSFGGTAPDGVRTQIAYWRQKL; encoded by the coding sequence ATGTCGACAGATAAGGACAAACAGGCGTCAAACCAGATGTGGGGTGGACGTTTTGCCTCCGGACCGGACGCCATCATGGAAGAAATCAACGCCAGCATCGATTTCGACCGCAAGCTCTACGCCCAGGACATTGCCGGATCTCTGGCACATGCGGCAATGCTTGCCAAGACTGGCATAATTTCCAGTGACGATTGCGACAAGATTACTCACGGTCTGAACACAATCCTGTCAGAGATCGAAGAGGGCCGCTTCACCTTCTCGCGTCAGCTTGAAGACATCCACATGAACATCGAATCGCGTCTGGCCGAACTGATCGGCCCAACGGCAGGCCGGCTGCACACCGCCCGCTCGCGCAACGATCAGGTGGCGCTCGACTTCCGCCTTTGGGTCAAGCAGGAGCTCATCCGGACCGACGCAGCCCTGACCGCATTGATTGCCGCATTCCTCGACAAGGCCGAAATCCACGCGGAAACAGTAATGCCGGGTTTCACCCATTTGCAGACCGCTCAGCCGGTGACCTTTGGCCATCACTGCATGGCCTATGTCGAGATGTTCGGCCGTGACCGCTCGCGGGTTCGCGATTGCATTGAACGGCTCAACGAGTGTCCTCTTGGCGCCGCAGCACTTGCCGGCACCGGTTACGCCATCGATCGCGACCAGACCGCCAAGGCGCTCGGGTTTCGCGAACCCACGCGCAATTCCATCGACACCGTGTCGGACCGCGATTTTGCTCTCGAGTTTCTCTCACTCGCCTCCATCTGCGCCACCCACATGTCGCGGCTGGCCGAGGAGATCGTCATCTGGTCGACACCGCAATTCGGTTTCGTGCGGCTTTCCGACGCCTTTTCCACCGGCTCATCGATCATGCCGCAGAAGAAGAATCCCGATGCCGCCGAACTGGTGCGCGCCAAGACGGGCCGCATCAACGGCTCGCTTATCGGCCTTCTCACTGTCATGAAGGGCCTGCCGCTGGCCTATTCCAAGGACATGCAGGAAGACAAGGAGCAAGTCTTCGACGCGGCATCCAGCCTCGAGCTGTCGATCGCAGCCATGACCGGCATGGTGCGCGACATGGAAATCCGCGAAGACAACATGCGCAAGGCTGCCGGAGCCGGTTACTCCACGGCCACCGACCTTGCCGATTGGCTGGTGCGCGAGGTGGGCCTGCCATTCCGCGAAGCCCACCATGTGACAGGGCGCGCGGTGGCGCTGGCCGAAAGCCGCAGCGCCGACTTGGGGGACCTTTCACTTGCGGATCTTCAGGCGATCAACCCGGCGATCACAGACGCGGTGTTTTCGGTGCTGACCGTCGATGCATCGGTGCGAAGCCGCAAGAGCTTTGGCGGCACCGCACCAGATGGTGTACGCACCCAGATCGCATATTGGCGGCAGAAGCTTTGA
- the lptM gene encoding LPS translocon maturation chaperone LptM: protein MTSGALIKSFCVAAALVVGLSGCGRKGDLERPGVSSSPVTDPAKTQATPAKERSFILDGLLD, encoded by the coding sequence ATGACGAGCGGTGCTCTGATAAAATCATTTTGCGTGGCGGCGGCGCTGGTCGTGGGTCTTTCAGGCTGCGGCCGCAAGGGCGATCTTGAGCGTCCGGGCGTGTCAAGCAGTCCCGTAACCGATCCCGCCAAGACCCAGGCTACTCCGGCCAAGGAGCGCAGCTTCATCCTCGACGGACTACTGGATTAG